A stretch of bacterium DNA encodes these proteins:
- a CDS encoding CDP-alcohol phosphatidyltransferase family protein, whose product MKHGLKKSFARSIKPVETEEPIDLFIFRPIGLMLVMILKDLPISPNVITVFSSITGLASGYFFAQATPLSAMQGAFFLILTNILDCTDGQLARFRGTSSRLGKTLDGIGDSVTYFSITAGVTISMIHNSSIQPWLLWVFAVIALINEVIHIHLFDHFKNELIFYSIPEYHEKLESIESLKNHKKTPEYIASSKIHKFSFSAYLIYYIIEETLSMLAHPKNYKGFLGWYETDSITPEEVKQSFRKNYLQYNNLMVRGWSLLGATAHISVFIIAGLLNRLDLVFWVICVPFNIWLVFLIIAQRTIFHYELRNADKIISG is encoded by the coding sequence ATGAAACATGGATTAAAAAAAAGTTTTGCCCGTTCTATCAAACCGGTTGAGACTGAAGAACCAATAGATCTTTTTATATTCAGGCCAATCGGCCTGATGCTAGTAATGATTTTAAAAGATTTACCAATATCTCCGAACGTAATTACTGTATTCTCATCTATTACAGGATTAGCTTCAGGTTATTTCTTTGCTCAGGCAACACCTTTATCTGCCATGCAAGGAGCATTTTTTTTAATCCTTACGAATATTCTGGACTGCACAGACGGCCAGCTTGCCCGGTTCAGGGGCACAAGTTCAAGGCTCGGTAAAACACTTGACGGTATAGGCGATAGTGTAACTTACTTTTCCATAACTGCAGGGGTTACTATCAGCATGATTCACAACAGCAGCATACAGCCGTGGCTATTGTGGGTGTTTGCCGTGATTGCACTTATAAATGAAGTCATACACATACATCTTTTTGATCATTTTAAAAACGAATTAATCTTCTATTCAATACCGGAATACCATGAAAAACTTGAAAGTATTGAATCATTAAAAAACCATAAAAAAACCCCGGAATATATTGCCTCAAGTAAAATACACAAATTTTCCTTTTCAGCATATTTAATCTATTATATAATAGAAGAGACTCTGTCTATGCTTGCACACCCCAAAAATTACAAAGGCTTTCTCGGATGGTATGAAACAGATTCAATAACACCGGAGGAAGTTAAGCAATCATTCCGGAAGAATTACCTCCAATACAATAATCTGATGGTCAGAGGATGGAGCCTCCTCGGTGCAACAGCACATATTTCAGTATTTATTATTGCAGGGCTTCTTAACCGTTTGGACCTTGTATTTTGGGTTATATGTGTTCCTTTTAATATATGGCTTGTTTTTTTAATAATTGCCCAAAGAACTATTTTCCATTATGAATTGAGGAATGCTGATAAAATAATTTCAGGTTAA
- a CDS encoding flippase-like domain-containing protein has translation MKLSLNMRRLLIFLGLSFITIVLIFLFTANSETYKAVKSIDIRYLLLVIGLYFTELFIDGLRLLFFVKGTGETIKFFEAVKLSALIVFFNLITPFSFGGQPFMVYVLRKEGISSGKGTSVVITRVLTMALFVFSGAIFSLLFFGRLITSIQSLRIIFLITGGLFIAFGFIAVAGLLRPNIVIKFAGMAAHILKRLHIIKDKKNFIEKSSREILVARASFRQFFGTGFGYFTAGTFLSGMMYLTQVAMLWAIFSGLGISLPYVKGFALSALLLFLIVFMPTPGTSGLGEVIFVIIFAGAVPKYLLGVAVLLWRFFYQFLTAILGGFVTAKYFSDILVKKPEELQEAD, from the coding sequence ATTACAATTGTATTGATTTTTCTGTTTACTGCAAACAGTGAAACATACAAGGCTGTTAAATCAATAGATATCAGATATCTGTTGTTAGTCATAGGCCTGTATTTTACCGAATTATTTATTGATGGCTTAAGGCTGTTATTTTTTGTTAAAGGAACAGGCGAAACAATTAAATTTTTTGAAGCTGTCAAATTGTCCGCATTAATTGTATTTTTCAATTTAATTACACCATTCAGCTTTGGCGGCCAGCCTTTTATGGTTTATGTATTGAGGAAAGAGGGTATATCAAGCGGCAAGGGCACTTCAGTAGTAATAACAAGAGTTCTGACAATGGCGTTGTTTGTGTTTTCTGGAGCCATTTTTTCTCTGCTGTTTTTCGGGCGGTTAATTACGAGTATACAGAGCCTCAGAATAATATTTCTGATTACCGGCGGACTTTTTATAGCATTTGGTTTCATTGCAGTCGCCGGACTTTTACGCCCGAATATAGTCATTAAATTTGCAGGTATGGCGGCACACATACTTAAACGACTGCATATTATTAAAGATAAGAAAAATTTCATTGAAAAATCATCAAGAGAGATATTAGTTGCACGTGCCAGTTTCCGGCAGTTTTTTGGTACGGGGTTTGGTTATTTTACAGCCGGGACATTTTTAAGCGGAATGATGTATCTGACTCAGGTTGCAATGCTGTGGGCAATATTCAGCGGTTTGGGAATATCATTGCCTTATGTTAAAGGATTTGCTTTAAGTGCATTGTTGCTGTTTCTTATTGTGTTTATGCCTACTCCGGGTACATCCGGATTGGGAGAAGTGATATTTGTAATTATTTTTGCAGGAGCAGTGCCAAAATATCTTCTTGGAGTTGCTGTACTTCTGTGGCGCTTCTTCTACCAGTTTTTAACAGCAATATTAGGCGGTTTTGTAACTGCAAAGTATTTTTCAGATATTCTGGTAAAAAAACCAGAGGAACTGCAGGAAGCTGATTAA